A portion of the Vicinamibacterales bacterium genome contains these proteins:
- a CDS encoding histidine kinase, whose translation MPPQSPHLASERDLLFTLMAQLAVGAVLSTMLVRFPWFRRILLTEKRDWPERLIFAASLGLPLTLGVVWRLVLNNNGADLTLSGAFLAGLLAGPYAGAIVGVMLGIPPLFAGEWGALPFAIGCGFAGGGLREICPKEAIWHFSPLFFTGLHRHVWRLVRRFEIDWVVILLATPIGLALIQQAVGYRWPLRLFVIPAHTTGMWVAVLICAVLSVAIPIKIWNSARIEHRLQEQEKLLMASRLDALSSQINPHFLFNTLSSISSLTRSQPETARTLILKLSGLLRRLLRSQDHFVTLREELEAIDEYLDIESIRFGPSLTIEKHIDPATLGLVVPSMILQPLVENSIKHGLAQKLGEGRITIRSLRERDHAIIDVIDNGIGIPATEAGRVRGTGIGLRNVNERLRVIYGANYQLQLDSVPGQGTCARVVIPETTVADRITA comes from the coding sequence GTGCCGCCGCAATCTCCCCACCTCGCGTCGGAGCGTGACCTGCTCTTCACGCTGATGGCGCAGCTCGCCGTCGGGGCGGTCCTGTCGACGATGCTGGTGCGGTTTCCGTGGTTCAGGCGCATCCTCCTGACCGAGAAGCGGGACTGGCCGGAGCGGCTGATCTTCGCCGCCAGCCTGGGGCTGCCGCTGACGCTGGGCGTGGTGTGGCGGCTCGTGCTCAACAACAACGGCGCCGACCTGACCCTGTCGGGCGCGTTTCTCGCCGGGCTCCTCGCCGGCCCGTACGCGGGCGCCATCGTCGGCGTCATGCTCGGCATCCCGCCGCTGTTCGCCGGCGAATGGGGCGCGCTCCCCTTCGCGATCGGCTGCGGGTTCGCCGGCGGCGGGCTCCGCGAGATCTGCCCCAAGGAAGCGATCTGGCACTTCTCGCCGCTGTTCTTCACCGGCCTGCACCGCCACGTGTGGCGGCTGGTCCGCCGCTTCGAGATCGACTGGGTGGTGATTCTCCTGGCCACGCCGATCGGACTCGCGCTGATTCAGCAGGCGGTCGGCTACCGCTGGCCGCTGCGGCTGTTCGTGATCCCGGCGCACACCACGGGCATGTGGGTCGCGGTGCTGATCTGCGCGGTGCTGTCGGTCGCGATCCCGATCAAGATCTGGAACAGCGCGCGCATCGAGCATCGCCTGCAGGAGCAGGAGAAGCTGCTCATGGCATCGCGCCTCGACGCGCTCTCCAGCCAGATCAATCCGCACTTCCTGTTCAACACGCTGAGCTCGATCTCCTCGCTCACGCGATCGCAGCCGGAGACGGCGCGGACGCTCATCCTCAAGCTGTCGGGGCTGCTGCGGCGGCTGCTGCGCAGCCAGGATCACTTCGTCACGCTGCGCGAGGAGCTCGAGGCCATCGACGAGTACCTCGACATCGAGAGCATCCGCTTCGGTCCGTCGCTGACGATCGAGAAGCACATCGATCCGGCGACGCTCGGGCTGGTGGTTCCGAGCATGATTCTGCAGCCGCTGGTCGAGAATTCCATCAAGCACGGCCTCGCGCAGAAGCTGGGCGAGGGACGGATCACCATCCGCAGCCTCCGCGAGCGCGACCACGCGATCATCGACGTCATCGACAACGGCATCGGCATCCCCGCGACGGAGGCGGGGCGGGTCCGCGGCACCGGCATCGGCCTGCGCAACGTCAACGAGCGGCTGCGGGTGATCTACGGCGCCAACTACCAGCTGCAGCTCGACAGCGTGCCGGGCCAGGGGACGTGCGCGCGCGTGGTGATTCCCGAGACCACCGTCGCAGACCGGATCACCGCATGA
- a CDS encoding LytTR family DNA-binding domain-containing protein, translating to MTSAAPLRAIVVDDEQLARDEVCFLLDQLGGVEVVAQAGNGVDALTVIEEYQPELVLLDVQMPGLTGFEVARRVVQAGMDCHIVFVTAFDQYALDAFEVNAVDYLLKPVEPGRLATAVDRVRKRLAAEKGPQRADLDQLLQMLGDRQGRREQLAIKVDERFLLVHADEVVHASVEDDQIRVVTNSLSGTSNYRTLDELQTRLDPAVFWRVHRSHLVNINKIKEIVPWFSRNYILRMKDGKGSEIPVSRSQTRRLREYLKL from the coding sequence ATGACGTCGGCGGCGCCGCTGCGCGCGATCGTGGTGGACGACGAACAGCTCGCGCGCGACGAGGTCTGCTTTCTGCTCGATCAGCTCGGCGGGGTCGAGGTGGTCGCGCAGGCGGGAAACGGTGTCGACGCGCTGACCGTAATAGAGGAGTACCAGCCGGAGCTGGTGCTGCTCGACGTCCAGATGCCCGGACTGACCGGGTTCGAGGTCGCGCGGCGGGTCGTCCAGGCCGGGATGGACTGCCACATCGTGTTCGTGACGGCGTTCGACCAGTACGCGCTCGACGCCTTCGAAGTCAACGCGGTGGACTACCTGCTGAAGCCGGTCGAGCCGGGGCGGCTGGCGACCGCGGTCGACCGCGTCCGGAAGCGCCTGGCGGCGGAAAAGGGGCCGCAGCGCGCCGACCTGGATCAGCTCCTCCAGATGCTGGGGGACCGGCAGGGGCGGCGGGAACAGCTGGCCATCAAGGTGGACGAGCGGTTCCTGCTGGTGCATGCAGACGAGGTGGTCCATGCCTCGGTCGAGGACGACCAGATCCGGGTTGTAACGAACAGCTTGTCAGGAACGTCCAACTATCGGACACTGGATGAACTCCAGACCCGGCTGGATCCGGCCGTGTTCTGGCGGGTGCACCGGTCGCACCTGGTGAACATCAATAAAATCAAGGAGATCGTGCCCTGGTTCAGCCGCAACTACATCCTCCGGATGAAGGACGGCAAGGGCAGTGAGATCCCTGTGAGCCGGTCGCAGACGCGGCGGCTCCGCGAGTATCTGAAGCTATGA
- the lepB gene encoding signal peptidase I, which produces MNDSNHDPRFDAPPPPAHDAPPDADVFHPADPVLGTAADPSLGPSAAPPPPVDNASVWLNRVGEELVAWLKTLASAAVYATLIVTFGFQVARVEGMSMAPTLQDQDRLIVNKLAYRLGDPKVGDIVMLYYPLKPEKSFVKRIIAEEGDQVRIVDGRVYRNDVPLDDSFVPPDYRSHDDWGPKIIDEGYYFVMGDHRNNSSDSRHWGLVPKKYIIGKVQLRWWPMGHAKVF; this is translated from the coding sequence ATGAACGACAGCAATCACGATCCGCGATTCGACGCACCGCCGCCGCCGGCCCACGACGCGCCGCCGGACGCTGACGTGTTCCATCCCGCGGACCCGGTGCTTGGCACGGCTGCCGATCCGAGCCTCGGTCCGTCCGCCGCCCCGCCGCCGCCCGTCGACAACGCGTCGGTGTGGCTGAATCGCGTCGGCGAGGAACTGGTCGCCTGGCTGAAGACGCTGGCGTCGGCCGCCGTCTACGCGACGCTGATCGTGACCTTCGGCTTCCAGGTCGCCCGCGTGGAAGGCATGAGCATGGCGCCGACGCTGCAGGACCAGGATCGGCTGATCGTCAACAAGCTCGCCTACCGGCTCGGCGATCCCAAGGTCGGCGACATCGTGATGCTCTACTATCCGCTCAAGCCGGAGAAATCCTTCGTCAAGCGGATCATCGCCGAAGAAGGCGATCAGGTCCGGATCGTGGACGGCCGCGTCTATCGCAACGACGTCCCGCTGGACGACAGCTTCGTGCCGCCCGACTACCGCAGCCACGACGACTGGGGCCCGAAGATCATCGACGAGGGCTACTACTTCGTCATGGGCGATCACCGCAACAACAGCTCCGACAGCCGGCACTGGGGACTGGTGCCCAAGAAGTACATCATCGGCAAGGTCCAGCTGCGCTGGTGGCCGATGGGGCACGCGAAGGTGTTCTGA
- a CDS encoding cation diffusion facilitator family transporter, with the protein MADGAREGVLIPARHQEVSRVLTRVLVLNLAVAAAKLVLGYATGAVSVLSDGFHSLTDSASNIIGLVGLRAAGKPPDAEHPYGHRKFETLAAAAIFIFLVFAVMEIGRTAVARFGNPVPPAVTWVSFAVMVATLLVNMWVVRYEAGRGRALGSELLLADAVHTRTDVYATVGVLASLAGVAFGYPVLDPIAGVAIAIVIARTSFDIARDTSSILADRMVMDEDDIRRVVMSVPEVIGCHHIRTRGSLDHVFLDLHVWFPEAMPLVQAHSLSHEVKDRLIARFPQIADAIIHIEPPPNANT; encoded by the coding sequence GTGGCCGATGGGGCACGCGAAGGTGTTCTGATCCCGGCGCGCCACCAGGAAGTCTCGCGGGTACTGACGCGGGTCCTGGTTCTCAACCTGGCCGTGGCGGCGGCGAAGCTCGTGCTCGGCTACGCCACCGGCGCGGTCAGCGTCCTCTCGGACGGCTTTCACTCTCTCACCGACTCCGCGTCGAACATCATCGGGCTCGTCGGGCTGCGCGCCGCGGGCAAGCCGCCCGACGCCGAGCATCCGTACGGCCACCGCAAGTTCGAGACGCTCGCCGCCGCCGCGATCTTCATCTTCCTCGTCTTCGCCGTCATGGAGATCGGCCGCACGGCGGTGGCGCGCTTCGGCAACCCGGTGCCGCCGGCGGTGACGTGGGTCAGCTTCGCGGTGATGGTGGCGACGCTGCTGGTCAACATGTGGGTGGTGCGCTACGAGGCGGGCCGCGGGCGGGCGCTGGGCAGCGAGCTGCTGCTCGCCGATGCGGTCCACACGCGGACCGACGTGTACGCCACCGTCGGCGTGCTCGCCTCGCTCGCAGGGGTCGCGTTCGGCTATCCGGTTCTGGACCCGATCGCCGGCGTCGCCATCGCCATCGTGATCGCGCGGACGTCGTTCGACATCGCCCGGGACACGTCGAGCATCCTCGCGGATCGCATGGTCATGGACGAGGACGACATCCGGCGGGTGGTGATGAGCGTCCCCGAGGTGATCGGCTGCCATCACATCCGGACCCGCGGCTCGCTGGATCACGTCTTTCTCGACCTGCACGTCTGGTTTCCGGAGGCGATGCCGCTGGTGCAGGCGCATTCGCTGTCGCACGAGGTGAAGGATCGGCTGATCGCGCGTTTCCCGCAGATCGCCGATGCCATCATCCACATCGAGCCGCCGCCCAACGCGAATACCTGA
- a CDS encoding sugar phosphate isomerase/epimerase produces the protein MSYTRREFGRLALAGLPAAALLGRGESIFGAFAQAKPNSLIEGVQIGAITYSYRAMPDQSAEATLKYVVDSGISAIELMGGPVESFAGIPSTGPGGGRGAGRGRRGEGAADAPPAQFDSSWNGQPCNAAPRGDALPGARGGGRPDVGGGRGRGELTAEQRAAQEEQNAKVKAWRTSVSMDTFKALRKMYNDAGVTIYAWKQLNPNMSDEEYEYIFNVAEALGCTHTTLELPTGEGADAILKRVGDFAMKKKIYAAYHTHLQGSMTAFDKAFALSKGNMANVDIGHWVAAGNIGGTPMQFLQKYHDRVSSFHVKDRTTPEHCALNLPFGQGETPIKEVLQLVRKNKWKFPASIELEYTVPADSTPVAEVRKCLEYCRRALST, from the coding sequence ATGTCGTACACGAGACGGGAATTCGGAAGGCTGGCGCTCGCCGGTCTCCCGGCGGCTGCGCTGCTGGGCCGTGGAGAGTCGATCTTTGGTGCGTTCGCGCAGGCGAAGCCGAACTCGCTGATCGAAGGCGTGCAGATCGGAGCGATCACCTACAGCTACCGGGCGATGCCGGATCAGAGCGCCGAGGCGACGCTGAAATACGTGGTCGACTCCGGCATCAGCGCCATCGAGCTGATGGGCGGTCCGGTCGAGAGCTTCGCCGGGATTCCGTCAACCGGGCCCGGCGGCGGCCGCGGCGCCGGCCGCGGCCGCCGCGGCGAAGGCGCAGCGGACGCGCCTCCGGCGCAGTTCGACTCGTCGTGGAACGGCCAGCCGTGCAACGCGGCGCCGCGCGGCGATGCGCTTCCCGGAGCGCGCGGCGGGGGACGACCTGATGTCGGCGGCGGCCGCGGGCGCGGCGAACTCACGGCGGAGCAGCGCGCCGCTCAGGAAGAGCAGAACGCGAAGGTCAAGGCCTGGCGCACCTCGGTGTCGATGGACACGTTCAAGGCGCTGCGCAAGATGTACAACGACGCCGGCGTCACCATCTACGCGTGGAAGCAGCTCAATCCGAACATGTCGGACGAGGAGTACGAGTACATCTTCAACGTCGCCGAAGCGCTCGGATGCACTCACACGACGCTGGAGCTGCCGACCGGCGAGGGCGCGGACGCCATCCTCAAGCGCGTCGGCGATTTCGCGATGAAGAAGAAGATCTACGCCGCCTACCACACGCATCTGCAGGGGAGCATGACCGCCTTCGACAAGGCGTTCGCCCTCTCGAAAGGCAACATGGCGAACGTGGACATCGGCCACTGGGTGGCGGCGGGCAACATCGGCGGCACGCCGATGCAGTTCCTGCAGAAGTACCACGATCGCGTCTCGAGCTTCCACGTCAAGGACCGCACCACGCCGGAGCACTGCGCGCTGAACCTGCCCTTCGGCCAGGGAGAGACGCCGATCAAGGAAGTGCTGCAGCTGGTCAGGAAGAACAAGTGGAAGTTCCCGGCGTCGATCGAATTGGAGTACACGGTGCCCGCGGATTCCACCCCGGTGGCGGAAGTGCGCAAGTGCCTCGAGTACTGCCGCCGCGCGCTCAGCACCTAG
- a CDS encoding Gfo/Idh/MocA family oxidoreductase, with protein MTDFSRRHFLFGTLLAGVIPRAGFGSVPSLKFLGYQSPNGKMNIAGVGAGGRATQVLGAMESENIVALADVDWARAAEGFKRWDKAAKYKDYRQLLEKEKSIDAVTVIVPDHMHTHVALAAMQLGKHVYVEKPLTRTPWEARLLTEAAAKYKVATQMGNQGYSHDATRVAAEIIWSGEIGDVTEVHSFRNRASWPQGMQSLPAAEKVPDTLDWDLWLGPAAMRPYTSGDDAYRKEYNQQQYGFYLPFNWRGFYDFGTSLIGDWGIHQLGPANLALRLGSPVSVECLKLGEGQSPYTFPRGGVALKWEFAARGTMPPVAIYWSDTGEPYTPAGMTVEQMRAIPGTGPEIEGTQGARGGRGGGARGGGGARGGAAPQGSGYNTVFVGTRGYLGTGGRGESVGLLPGSRWADYKLPPRSLTRSPGHQRDWIRACKGGEAACSHFGIAGPYTEWMVLGAIAARVPGKLLWDAKKMAFTNSREANTFVKPFFRKGWELKAVT; from the coding sequence ATGACCGACTTCTCACGACGCCATTTCCTGTTCGGCACGCTCCTGGCCGGCGTGATTCCGCGCGCCGGCTTCGGCAGTGTGCCGTCCCTGAAGTTCCTCGGCTACCAGTCGCCGAACGGCAAGATGAACATCGCCGGCGTCGGCGCGGGCGGCCGCGCGACCCAGGTGCTCGGCGCGATGGAATCCGAGAACATCGTCGCGCTCGCCGACGTCGATTGGGCGCGCGCCGCGGAGGGCTTCAAGCGCTGGGACAAAGCGGCGAAGTACAAGGATTACCGCCAGCTGCTCGAGAAGGAGAAGTCGATCGACGCGGTCACCGTGATCGTGCCCGATCACATGCACACGCACGTCGCGCTCGCCGCGATGCAGCTCGGCAAGCATGTGTACGTCGAGAAGCCGCTGACGCGCACGCCGTGGGAGGCGCGGCTCCTGACCGAGGCCGCGGCGAAGTACAAAGTCGCCACGCAGATGGGAAACCAGGGCTACTCCCATGACGCGACCCGCGTCGCCGCCGAGATCATCTGGTCGGGGGAGATCGGCGACGTCACGGAGGTGCACTCGTTCCGCAATCGCGCGAGCTGGCCGCAGGGCATGCAGTCGCTGCCGGCGGCGGAGAAAGTGCCCGACACGCTCGACTGGGATCTCTGGCTCGGTCCGGCAGCGATGCGTCCGTACACCTCGGGAGACGATGCCTACCGGAAGGAGTACAACCAGCAGCAGTACGGGTTCTACCTGCCGTTCAACTGGCGCGGCTTCTACGACTTCGGGACCAGCCTGATTGGCGACTGGGGGATTCATCAGCTCGGGCCGGCGAATCTCGCACTGCGGCTGGGCAGCCCGGTCAGCGTCGAGTGCCTCAAGCTGGGCGAGGGGCAGAGCCCGTATACGTTCCCGCGCGGCGGCGTCGCGCTGAAATGGGAGTTCGCGGCGCGCGGCACGATGCCGCCCGTCGCCATCTACTGGTCGGATACCGGGGAGCCGTATACGCCGGCGGGGATGACGGTCGAACAGATGCGTGCGATCCCGGGCACGGGACCGGAGATCGAAGGCACGCAGGGCGCGCGCGGCGGCCGCGGTGGCGGCGCCCGCGGCGGCGGCGGCGCCCGCGGCGGCGCTGCGCCGCAGGGCAGCGGCTACAACACCGTGTTCGTCGGGACCAGGGGCTACCTCGGCACCGGCGGCCGCGGCGAGAGCGTCGGGCTCCTGCCGGGCAGCCGCTGGGCGGACTACAAGCTGCCGCCGCGCAGCCTGACGCGATCGCCGGGACATCAGCGCGACTGGATCCGCGCCTGCAAGGGGGGCGAGGCGGCGTGTTCGCACTTCGGCATCGCCGGGCCGTACACCGAGTGGATGGTGCTCGGCGCGATCGCGGCGCGCGTGCCCGGCAAGCTGCTGTGGGACGCGAAGAAGATGGCGTTCACGAACAGCCGCGAGGCGAACACGTTCGTGAAGCCGTTCTTCCGCAAGGGGTGGGAGCTCAAAGCCGTCACCTAG
- a CDS encoding acido-empty-quinoprotein group A has protein sequence MTIRAIVLTLVLPAALLAHGAGVVEGQAPSSGLDPAALLKPLGDTWPTYSGDYTGRRYSSLTQINQTTVKNLGLAWLSRGFTNGSGPTGRGAGGGAGFGGGGFGGGFGGGGRGGGADHPIIVGGEGTGELNAGGNAAMRGSILMVDGVLYATSPDNVWAVDARDGTILWQYYWKTRGGTHIGNRGVGMWRNYLFFETPDDYLVKIDARTGKEAWHVEIAPFEQQYFSTMAPVIVGDHVIVGTGNDLDAPGFLQSFDPETGKRQWILYTVPMNPGDPGLDTWPSLEAARHGGGHPWVPGVYDPETRLYIFGTGNPTPAYTPAGRGVGVGLFTCSLVAVNVDTGKMAWYYQTSPRDMHDWDSTQTPVLIDVKINGKPRKLVSTGARNGYFFTVDRVTGEYVASGKFSATANWASGLDQQGRPVLNPEKVATVPGAIVSSSATNWPPPAYSPDTGLFYLPEGNSLGIRYLINDDPRGSMGLGGTQGGGGVSTGGSVTAMDPLTARIVWRHALPGGGGATGMLTTAGKLLFAGDGGGNIVAFDPANGNPLWHARVGNVAGAPQTFSLDGRQYLLVSLGDALAAFALYGR, from the coding sequence ATGACCATACGCGCGATCGTTCTGACGCTCGTCCTTCCCGCGGCGCTGCTGGCGCACGGCGCCGGCGTGGTGGAAGGGCAGGCGCCGTCGAGCGGGCTCGATCCGGCGGCGCTGCTGAAGCCGCTCGGCGACACGTGGCCGACGTACTCGGGTGACTACACGGGACGGCGCTACAGCTCGTTGACGCAAATCAATCAAACGACGGTCAAGAACCTCGGGCTCGCCTGGCTGTCGCGCGGCTTCACCAACGGGTCAGGTCCGACCGGACGCGGGGCCGGCGGCGGTGCCGGCTTCGGCGGCGGCGGCTTCGGCGGCGGCTTCGGCGGCGGCGGCCGCGGCGGCGGCGCCGACCATCCGATCATTGTCGGCGGCGAGGGCACCGGCGAGCTGAATGCCGGCGGCAATGCGGCGATGCGAGGGTCGATCCTGATGGTGGACGGCGTGCTCTACGCGACGTCGCCGGACAACGTGTGGGCCGTCGACGCGCGGGACGGCACGATCCTGTGGCAGTACTACTGGAAGACGCGCGGCGGCACGCACATCGGCAACCGCGGCGTCGGCATGTGGCGCAATTACCTGTTCTTCGAAACGCCGGACGACTACCTGGTGAAGATCGACGCGCGGACCGGCAAGGAAGCCTGGCATGTCGAGATCGCGCCGTTCGAGCAGCAGTATTTCTCGACCATGGCGCCGGTGATCGTGGGCGATCACGTGATCGTCGGCACCGGCAACGATCTGGACGCCCCGGGATTCCTGCAGTCGTTCGATCCCGAGACGGGCAAGCGGCAGTGGATTCTGTACACGGTGCCGATGAATCCTGGTGATCCCGGTCTCGACACCTGGCCGAGCCTGGAGGCGGCGCGGCACGGCGGCGGCCATCCCTGGGTGCCCGGCGTCTACGACCCGGAGACCCGGCTCTATATCTTCGGCACCGGAAACCCGACGCCGGCGTATACGCCGGCGGGGCGCGGCGTCGGCGTGGGGTTGTTCACCTGCTCGCTGGTGGCGGTGAACGTCGACACCGGCAAGATGGCGTGGTACTACCAGACCTCGCCGCGTGACATGCACGACTGGGATTCGACGCAGACGCCCGTGCTGATCGACGTGAAGATCAACGGCAAGCCGCGCAAGCTGGTGTCGACGGGCGCGCGGAACGGGTATTTCTTCACCGTCGATCGCGTGACGGGGGAATATGTCGCCAGCGGGAAGTTCAGCGCCACCGCGAACTGGGCGAGTGGCCTCGACCAGCAGGGACGTCCGGTGTTGAACCCGGAGAAGGTTGCCACCGTCCCGGGGGCGATCGTCAGCAGCAGCGCAACGAACTGGCCTCCGCCGGCGTATTCGCCGGACACGGGGCTGTTCTATCTTCCGGAGGGCAACAGCCTCGGGATCCGCTACCTGATCAATGATGATCCGCGCGGGTCGATGGGGCTCGGCGGCACGCAGGGGGGCGGCGGCGTGTCGACCGGCGGCTCGGTGACGGCGATGGATCCGCTGACTGCCAGGATCGTGTGGCGTCACGCGCTCCCGGGGGGCGGCGGCGCCACCGGCATGTTGACGACGGCGGGGAAGCTGCTGTTCGCGGGCGATGGCGGCGGCAATATCGTCGCCTTCGATCCGGCGAACGGCAACCCGTTATGGCACGCGCGGGTGGGCAACGTTGCCGGTGCGCCGCAGACGTTCTCGTTGGACGGCAGGCAGTATTTGCTCGTGTCGCTGGGCGACGCGCTTGCCGCGTTCGCGCTCTACGGCCGCTGA
- a CDS encoding c-type cytochrome: MIRRSVIPPTIAMILTIVVLSGARAAAQGGGRGAEQGRGRGGSSFPAQQRQLADAAVIAKGKGIYETMCGACHGIDLRGGQLGGPNLLRSQTVLLDRRGELIGPVIVSGRPNPAPPAPAMPPFPMSPDDLTAVSEYIHSVLAQGGRQGRPPIDDTVAPERVLVGDPAAGEKYFQATCAGCHSTSGDLKGLASRVADARELQNLWVSGGGGGGRGGGRGRGGTSSRATVKITPTGGATIEGRLSRIDDFLVSVILADGSRRTFPRRTATDPRIELNDPAEAHRRMVAALADKDMHDVTAYLWTIK; this comes from the coding sequence ATGATCCGACGCTCGGTCATCCCCCCGACGATCGCCATGATCCTGACGATCGTGGTGTTGAGTGGCGCCCGCGCCGCCGCGCAAGGCGGCGGGCGGGGCGCCGAGCAGGGACGCGGGCGCGGCGGCAGTTCCTTTCCCGCGCAGCAGCGTCAACTGGCCGACGCGGCCGTCATCGCCAAGGGAAAGGGTATCTACGAGACGATGTGCGGCGCGTGTCACGGCATCGATCTGCGCGGCGGACAGCTCGGCGGGCCGAACCTTCTGCGATCGCAGACGGTGCTGCTCGACAGGCGCGGCGAATTGATCGGCCCGGTGATCGTCAGCGGACGTCCCAATCCGGCGCCGCCGGCACCGGCGATGCCGCCGTTCCCGATGTCGCCGGACGACCTCACCGCGGTGAGCGAATACATCCACAGCGTGCTCGCGCAGGGCGGCCGCCAGGGGCGTCCGCCCATCGACGACACCGTGGCGCCCGAACGGGTGCTGGTCGGCGATCCGGCGGCGGGAGAGAAGTACTTTCAGGCGACCTGTGCCGGTTGCCACTCGACATCGGGCGATCTGAAAGGCCTCGCCTCGCGCGTCGCAGACGCGCGGGAGCTGCAGAATCTGTGGGTGTCGGGCGGCGGCGGCGGCGGCCGTGGCGGCGGCCGTGGACGCGGCGGTACCTCGAGCCGCGCCACCGTCAAGATCACGCCGACCGGCGGCGCCACCATCGAGGGACGGCTGTCGCGGATCGACGACTTTCTCGTCTCGGTGATACTCGCCGACGGCAGCCGGCGCACGTTCCCGCGCCGCACCGCGACCGACCCGCGCATCGAGCTGAACGATCCGGCGGAGGCGCATCGCAGGATGGTGGCGGCGCTCGCCGACAAAGACATGCACGACGTCACCGCCTACCTCTGGACGATCAAGTAA